A window of the Gossypium hirsutum isolate 1008001.06 chromosome A05, Gossypium_hirsutum_v2.1, whole genome shotgun sequence genome harbors these coding sequences:
- the LOC107961462 gene encoding gibberellin-regulated protein 14 isoform X2 translates to MAFSFRAMLFFMATLLLVSVQSSEEEEKIEIKKAKVPIPAPTPTPTPTSVPARSPTSAPPYKAPVPAPPRKGPTPQYKPPSSSAPPPKGPTPLYKPPSSLAPPPKAATPPYKPPAPAPSEAPTSPNKPPKTAAPPYKAPRTPTTPPWNPPSPPSPPVKKIKDCIPYCRRSCIFSSRTDLCVRRCMPCCNRCKCVPPGTYINRRCGKCP, encoded by the exons ATGGCTTTCAGTTTCAGAGCCATGCTGTTTTTTATGGCTACTCTTCTACTCGTTTCA gttCAATCCAGTGAGGAGGAAGAGAAGATTGag ATAAAAAAGGCTAAAGTTCCAATACCAGCTCCAACTCCAACTCCAACTCCAACGTCGGTCCCAGCGAGGTCACCCACCTCTGCACCACCATACAAAGCTCCAGTTCCAGCACCACCACGCAAGGGTCCCACTCCTCAGTATAAGCCCCCAAGTTCTTCTGCACCACCACCCAAGGGTCCCACTCCTCTGTATAAGCCCCCAAGTTCTCTTGCTCCACCACCTAAGGCAGCCACTCCCCCTTATAAACCCCCAGCTCCTGCACCATCCGAGGCTCCTACTTCACCAAATAAGCCACCAAAAACTGCAGCACCACCTTATAAGGCACCCCGAACTCCCACTACACCACCATGGAATCCGCCAAGTCCACCGTCGCCACCTGTTAAGAAGATAAAGG ATTGCATCCCTTACTGTAGAAGAAGCTGCATATTTAGTTCAAGGACTGATCTTTGCGTGAGACGATGCATGCCATGTTGTAACAGATGCAAATGTGTTCCACCAGGGACATATATCAACAGAAGGTGTGGCAAATGCCCTTGA
- the LOC107961462 gene encoding gibberellin-regulated protein 14 isoform X1: MAFSFRAMLFFMATLLLVSVRVQSSEEEEKIEIKKAKVPIPAPTPTPTPTSVPARSPTSAPPYKAPVPAPPRKGPTPQYKPPSSSAPPPKGPTPLYKPPSSLAPPPKAATPPYKPPAPAPSEAPTSPNKPPKTAAPPYKAPRTPTTPPWNPPSPPSPPVKKIKDCIPYCRRSCIFSSRTDLCVRRCMPCCNRCKCVPPGTYINRRCGKCP, encoded by the exons ATGGCTTTCAGTTTCAGAGCCATGCTGTTTTTTATGGCTACTCTTCTACTCGTTTCAGTTAGA gttCAATCCAGTGAGGAGGAAGAGAAGATTGag ATAAAAAAGGCTAAAGTTCCAATACCAGCTCCAACTCCAACTCCAACTCCAACGTCGGTCCCAGCGAGGTCACCCACCTCTGCACCACCATACAAAGCTCCAGTTCCAGCACCACCACGCAAGGGTCCCACTCCTCAGTATAAGCCCCCAAGTTCTTCTGCACCACCACCCAAGGGTCCCACTCCTCTGTATAAGCCCCCAAGTTCTCTTGCTCCACCACCTAAGGCAGCCACTCCCCCTTATAAACCCCCAGCTCCTGCACCATCCGAGGCTCCTACTTCACCAAATAAGCCACCAAAAACTGCAGCACCACCTTATAAGGCACCCCGAACTCCCACTACACCACCATGGAATCCGCCAAGTCCACCGTCGCCACCTGTTAAGAAGATAAAGG ATTGCATCCCTTACTGTAGAAGAAGCTGCATATTTAGTTCAAGGACTGATCTTTGCGTGAGACGATGCATGCCATGTTGTAACAGATGCAAATGTGTTCCACCAGGGACATATATCAACAGAAGGTGTGGCAAATGCCCTTGA